Proteins co-encoded in one Helicoverpa zea isolate HzStark_Cry1AcR chromosome 18, ilHelZeax1.1, whole genome shotgun sequence genomic window:
- the LOC124639134 gene encoding wiskott-Aldrich syndrome protein family member 2-like has product MKQECGPHGKFEYCIDGIPGCVVGCHCHPGYYFDTDTKICELNVKLTQDFRRHYAPEPSRLYEPPAIIHGTDVTVSTLSPTNNNADKIDEIPKDTDELGDWLYNQFFKTIESQVINKSNNTKPETKEKAPTRRSGGNNAPAIKSRRKARKSMRSSRRKKHMKGHGLRRKLLRITEDDSLFDSDSDSDSSGSSSGSEDDSESSSGSAESKESEGNGKKPPNDKDDKDHGHKKVIIFNRRPKPPLPSFIFLPSMDTPFYPPIGLPPPPPMPMYPMVPVPPMFPPFPGS; this is encoded by the exons ATGAAGCAAG aatgTGGACCTCATGGGAAATTCGAGTACTGCATCGACGGCATCCCCGGCTGCGTCGTCGGCTGCCACTGCCACCCGGGATATTACTTCGATACAGATACCAAAATATGTGAACTAAA tgtAAAATTGACACAAGACTTCCGACGCCATTATGCACCTGAACCCTCGCGTCTATACGAACCTCCTGCAATTATTCATGGTACAGACGTCACAGTGTCAACGCTATCACCTACAAACAACAATGCTGATAAGATTGATGAAATTCCCAAAGATACAGATGAACTCGGTGATTGGCTGTACAATCAATTCTTCAAAACAATTGAGAGTCAAGTTATTAATAAGTCGAATAACACAAAGCCGGAAACTAAGGAAAAAGCACCAACGCGCAGAAGTGGAGGTAATAATGCCCCAGCTATTAAATCCAGGAGAAAAGCTCGTAAGTCTATGCGAAGCAGCAGGAGGAAAAAACACATGAAAGGACATGGTCTCAGGCGGAAACTGTTGCGCATTACTGAAGACGACAGCTTGTTTGATTCCGACTCTGACTCTGATTCAAGCGGCAGTTCCAGTGGTAGCGAGGACGATAGTGAAAGCTCGTCTGGTTCCGCTGAATCGAAGGAAAGCGAGGGAAACGGAAAAAAGCCTCCCAACGATAAAGATGACAAAGACCATGGACACAAAAAAGTGATAATATTTAACAGAAGACCAAAGCCACCGTTGCCATCGTTCATATTCTTGCCGAGCATGGACACGCCGTTCTACCCGCCGATAGgcctgccgccgccgccgccgatgCCCATGTACCCCATGGTACCAGTGCCCCCAATGTTCCCTCCATTCCCAGGTTCGTGA
- the LOC124638998 gene encoding uncharacterized protein LOC124638998 — MRKLLILALLLYNIIAMGTRVNNYDYDDIDANKRHSIIDDRRNWRKKALLKPIDDHKEWTDRRRHDYDNRDPRYMDEPEQKMFGGIDRPRDMDISSPYRPGPGPQRHYEDEKMNLQQSIKSAEAPHVPQYIDKEPEREKKLPMAMNCERPHERYEACFAGCASVTCDNPRDRLRPCYPFCEPGCICVHPYVRDDRTHKCVLPEECTKGLKGIPDLGDDI, encoded by the exons ATGCGTAAATTACTTATTCTGGCattgttattat ATAACATCATTGCAATGGGAACGAGagttaataattatgattatgatgataTCGATGCAAACAAAAGACACTCAATCATAGATGACAGAAGAAACTGGAGGAAGAAAGCTTTGCTGAAACCAATAGACGATCACAAGGAATGGACAGATAGAAGGAGACATGATTATGATAATAGAGACCCTAGGTACATGGATGAACCGGAACAGAAGATGTTTGGAGGGATAGACAGGCCGAGAGACATGGATATATCATCGCCGTATCGTCCGGGGCCGGGGCCGCAGAGGCACTACGAAGATGAAAAAATGAATTTACAGCAATCTATAAAAAGTGCAGAAGCACCTCATGTACCTCAGTACAT TGATAAAGAACCAGAAAGAGAAAAGAAACTACCGATGGCAATGAACTGCGAGAGACCACATGAAAG GTATGAAGCGTGCTTCGCTGGCTGCGCTTCTGTGACGTGCGACAACCCCCGGGACCGGCTGCGGCCCTGCTACCCGTTCTGCGAGCCGGGCTGCATCTGCGTGCATCCCTACGTGCGCGACGACAGGACCCACAAGTGCGTCCTGCCCGAGGAGTGCACTAA AGGCCTCAAGGGAATCCCAGATCTTGGAGACGATATTTAA
- the LOC124638983 gene encoding uncharacterized protein LOC124638983: MGSCVDTVTNMYNLVYLVILATWLQCGICRDEDKIMKACYWPNEAYEPCFGGCAEVSCDNPRNHLRPCYPYCEPGCICEEPYVRDDRTHQCVLPQDCSPTQMGIPVPAKRAQEPKQPPAKYQNRMPRTHTKRSDSDTMDFVDDVPNSLGSPPAPISVSTSVNAKQDDNFKRNNEVSRMGNYFNIVIAPPPIKALQPRKLLQNDNFRNGAKRIS, encoded by the exons ATGGGCAGTTGTGTCGACACAGTTACTAATATGTATAATCTGGTTTATTTGGTGATTCTGGCGACCTGGCTCCAATGCGGAATTTGCAGGGACGAAGACAAGATCAtgaaag CTTGCTACTGGCCGAACGAGGCATATGAGCCGTGTTTCGGCGGGTGTGCGGAGGTGTCGTGCGACAACCCGCGCAACCACCTGCGACCCTGCTACCCCTATTGCGAGCCGGGATGCATATGCGAGGAGCCCTACGTCAGAGACGACCGCACACACCAGTGTGTTCTGCCCCAGGATTGTTCACC aacgcaaatGGGTATACCGGTTCCAGCCAAAAGAGCTCAGGAGCCAAAACAACCGCCAGCTAAATACCAGAACAGAATGCCTCGCACTCACACCAAGCGCTCGGACTCAGACACGATGGACTTCGTTGACGACGTGCCGAACTCTCTGGGCAGTCCCCCCGCCCCAATCAGCGTCAGCACCAGTGTGAACGCGAAGCAAGACGACAACTTCAAGCGCAACAACGAGGTGTCCCGCATGGGCAACTACTTCAACATCGTCATAGCCCCGCCGCCCATCAAAGCCCTGCAACCCAGGAAACTACTGCAGAATGACAACTTCAGAAACGGCGCCAAACGAATTAGCTAA
- the LOC124639005 gene encoding 3-oxoacyl-[acyl-carrier-protein] reductase FabG-like, whose protein sequence is MFTDKVVLITGASSGIGAACALHFAKCSATLSLVGRNLDNLTKIGTQCEKLSHLKPLLIVADLTSESDIEKIVTETVSKYNKIDILINNAGINCVSGTITSAEAYDRVMATNLRGTYLLTTQVTPYLVKSKGNIVNMSSILSNKPLPIMTPYCMSKAAIDMLTKCTALQLGPKGVRVNAVNPGPVKTELFRRAGMSDADCDKMFVGIEMNSPLKKIIKGEDVAELVMFLASDKASCINGSCYVIDCGLMLGDAGNL, encoded by the coding sequence ATGTTCACTGATAAAGTGGTGCTGATCACTGGCGCCAGCTCCGGCATCGGAGCTGCTTGTGCATTACATTTCGCCAAGTGCTCCGCTACATTATCATTAGTAGGCAGAAATTTAGACAACCTCACCAAAATAGGCACTCAGTGTGAAAAACTAAGTCATCTCAAACCACTCCTCATAGTCGCTGATTTAACATCGGAAAGTGATATAGAAAAAATCGTCACAGAAACTGTaagtaaatataacaaaattgacATCCTGATAAACAATGCCGGAATAAACTGTGTGTCAGGAACAATCACGTCAGCAGAGGCTTACGATCGAGTTATGGCTACCAATCTGCGCGGCACGTATCTGCTCACTACTCAAGTGACGCCTTACTTGGTGAAATCGAAAGGGAACATCGTAAACATGTCAAGTATCTTATCCAACAAACCTCTGCCGATCATGACACCGTACTGCATGTCAAAGGCAGCCATCGATATGCTTACAAAGTGCACTGCTCTACAATTAGGTCCAAAAGGAGTAAGAGTGAATGCTGTGAATCCGGGACCCGTGAAAACTGAACTATTCAGAAGGGCTGGTATGAGTGATGCAGATTGTGACAAAATGTTTGTTGGCATCGAAATGAATAGCCccttgaagaaaataataaaaggggAAGATGTGGCGGAACTAGTAATGTTCCTAGCCAGTGATAAAGCAAGTTGTATTAATGGAAGTTGCTATGTCATCGACTGCGGACTCATGCTGGGCGATGCCGGCAATTTGTGA
- the LOC124639235 gene encoding uncharacterized protein LOC124639235 — MPEDFIAPAGEHGKQKNLKHEQRKNLMHKLQEQMKKNNRKQINTSDAQMDNLEDVGSVNEEDIPDLPDAFPHHKRSKYKPEEPKMPKLEDVDFTYLSQLIHRVNESQTKNKLPSMPLDLNKDLKELQRIQAQQTRRTFDSYNLPPINDHPEVNQQRNLHKPGSDDIYYTNLGRKIAAMIRNADFKLNSQFKEESEHHQLPYHSVLNENSQMPQAYWERSVRSPLKQLRPFSNYLEEARTLRHSNERSLLNLENEVETFASTPEPLSLQDLENILNTMQKVHAHIKLRQPSTNTKRSEVSMNVNLLPNYIKPENSYRRILNEPKKVEYFPISTTSTPKVYAKTHAPNITNLTVFHKEESNYNSQFHDYWMYSGNQQAVKPIPISVSTSKPLLHKTQSHPHPHSHPDLHPHVQNPIRPLSVSAVLPQNPSPTKVPRTEHLAFLRSMPLVKQTTPKRYEPILGNNHNLNYFTGNKHHYMFEQGLYPLLTPFRRQIRRNYRHPSFFHPSLHHFEFFD, encoded by the exons ATGCCGGAAGATTTCATAGCACCTGCAGGCGAACACgg gaaacaaAAGAACCTCAAGCATGAACAACGAAAGAACCTT ATGCACAAACTTCAGgagcaaatgaaaaaaaataatagaaaacaaataaatacgagTGATGCACAAATGGATAATCTAGAAGACGTGGGCTCAGTAAATGAAGAAGATATTCCGGATCTGCCAGACGCATTCCCGCATCACAAAAGGTCCAAATACAAACCAGAAGAGCCGAAGATGCCCAAATTAGAGGACGTTGATTTTACGTATTTATCTCAACTTATTCATCGCGTGAATGAAAGTCagactaaaaataaactaccCTCGATGCCGTTAGATCTTAACAAGGATTTAAAAGAACTTCAAAGAATTCAGGCTCAACAAACACGTAGAACTTTCGATTCTTATAACTTACCACCTATTAACGATCATCCTGAAGTCAATCAACAAAGAAATTTGCATAAACCAGGATCTGATGACATCTACTATACTAATTTAGGAAGGAAAATAGCTGCTATGATACGCAATGCAGACTTTAAATTGAATTCTCAATTTAAAGAAGAATCTGAACACCACCAACTTCCATACCATTCAGTACTTAATGAAAACAGCCAAATGCCTCAGGCGTATTGGGAGCGCTCTGTCCGATCTCCACTGAAGCAGTTAAGACCATTTAGTAATTACCTCGAAGAGGCACGTACTCTGAGGCATAGTAATGAAAGAAGTCTTCTGAACCTCGAAAATGAGGTTGAAACATTTGCATCTACTCCTGAACCTCTAAGCTTACAAGAtcttgaaaacattttaaatactaTGCAAAAAGTACATGCTCACATTAAATTGAGACAACCCTCGACTAACACGAAGCGATCAGAGGTTAGTATGAATGTGAACTTATTACCAAATTACATCAAACCCGAAAACTCTTACAGAAGAATATTAAATGAGCCGAAAAAAGTTGAATATTTTCCAATTTCCACTACATCAACCCCCAAAGTGTACGCAAAGACACACGCACCCAACATAACTAATCTAACGGTCTTCCATAAGGAGGAAAGTAATTACAACTCACAGTTCCACGATTACTGGATGTATTCTGGTAATCAACAAGCAGTTAAACCGATTCCGATATCTGTCTCTACAAGTAAGCCACTTCTACATAAAACACAAAGTCATCCTCATCCTCATTCTCATCCTGACCTTCATCCTCATGTTCAGAATCCTATCAGACCGCTGTCCGTCAGTGCAGTGCTCCCGCAGAATCCCTCCCCAACGAAGGTGCCGCGTACTGAACACCTGGCATTTCTTAGAAGCATGCCTTTAGTGAAACAGACTACTCCGAAAAGATATGAGCCAATACTTGGAAATAACCATAACTTAAATTACTTCACGGGTAACAAACATCATTATATGTTTGAACAAGGTTTATACCCGCTTCTTACACCTTTTCGAAGACAAATAAGAAGAAACTATAGACATCCTTCTTTTTTCCACCCTTCGTTACATCACTTTGAATTCTTCGATTGA